Proteins encoded together in one Porites lutea chromosome 2, jaPorLute2.1, whole genome shotgun sequence window:
- the LOC140928566 gene encoding uncharacterized protein — protein sequence MRMRGGISDVKELVKTAHAFWNFGKEIFGTNILGKDPPSLIPPCAGHFSRTEDAEMRKKLKTLCQGGKSSSVVKTLLLQGPSGHGKNHSASNLMTTIYTTRITDSFRSRADQGKPKLFLKKPTIRWTLNATNKRTLFESYRSLAEAIGLIEEATDAYMELPLHNRTSEGRLYQMHLRNLCKKNAYDEALEQIYVKVMRELGRKDSWVLYIKGSTAEKVASLRRFWPQPGDNRFGNGLVIMTTGDGNSKHLFRDEDDSVLQKVYIGKMTDEDSVQFLQRKTGITATGGDTTNAEDIAVKMLKCSPQDIAKFGAFVKNHKEKTNEKLTFKDLPNTKTESPYECMLLLEMKRKNEEKSRTVWRKFTKVYKRFQTTSTTSTAPYSSKLTKSKRSMCYIAANVVEAILESKLNSVSQDSFSVENSHTQTGVEFLHGSF from the exons ATGCGCATGCGCGGAGGTATTTCAGACGTCAAGGAACTGGTGAAGACGGCTCATGCCTTTTGGAATTTCGGTAAAGAAATTTTTGGCACAAATATTCTGGGCAAAGATCCTCCATCATTGATTCCACCATGTGCTGGACATTTTTCACGAACGGAAGATGCAGAAATGAGAAAGAAGCTCAAAACTCTTTGCCAAGGAGGAAAGAGCTCCAGTGTTGTGAAGACTCTCTTATTACAAGGACCATCCGGACACGGAAAAAATCATTCAGCTTCAAATCTGATGACCACAATTTACACAACGCGAATAACAGATTCTTTCCGATCACGAGCTGATCAGGGTAAACCAAAATTGTTCCTAAAAAAACCCACGATAAGATGGACTCTGAATGCGACCAATAAACGGACGTTGTTTGAAAGTTACAGAAGTCTTGCTGAAGCAATTGGGTTGATCGAGGAAGCCACTGATGCTTATATGGAACTCCCACTTCACAACAGGACATCGGAGGGGAGGCTATATCAAATGCACCTCCGCAATCTTTGTAAGAAAAACGCCTATGATGAAGCTCTTGAACAGATATACGTAAAAGTTATGAGGGAGCTCGGACGGAAAGACTCGTGGGTCCTTTACATCAAAGGATCCACCGCGGAAAAGGTGGCTTCTCTTAGGAGATTTTGGCCTCAACCGGGTGATAACAGGTTTGGAAATGGTCTGGTCATAATGACTACTGGTGATGGCAACTCCAAACATCTGTTTCGAGATGAGGATGACTCTGTACTACAGAAAGTGTACATTGGAAAAATGACAGACGAAGATTCAGTTCaatttcttcaaagaaaaaCGGGCATAACAGCAACTGGAGGTGACACAACGAATGCTGAAGACATAGCCGTTAAAATGCTTAAGTGCAGTCCTCAAGACATAGCAAA ATTTGGAGCATTTGTGAAAAACCACAAGGAAAAAACCAATGAGAAGCTAACATTCAAAGATTTACCCAATACAAAAACAGAATCGCCTTATGAGTGCATGCTGCTTCTGGAAATGAAACGCAAAAATGAGGAAAAG TCTAGAACAGTCTGGCGCAAGTTTACCAAAGTTTACAAAAGGTTTCAAACAACGTCAACAACTTCAACGGCACCTTACTCTAGTAAACTAACAAAGTCCAAGAGAAGTATGTGTTATATAGCTGCCAATGTTGTGGAAGCTATTTTGGAAAGCAAGTTGAATTCAGTATCACAGGACAGCTTTAGCGTGGAGAATTCTCATACTCAGACGGGAGTCGAGTTTCTCCATGGTTCTTTTTAA
- the LOC140928581 gene encoding uncharacterized protein gives MEFRKFLQCYLGDPSQGERYLKEALELKELHYEEKDDPQIAFTLRSLANVLNELGKHEKAIEFSERAVDIHLKSGPDFTQELGYSLSTLGSSYRCLNRYVEAETHLEKALDIFMKVDSPSKLRMGVTLSRLASVQRNLGKLDESIASLEKAEKMFGHNDIYRAVIISKVGVTYRYKENPEKSLHYSKEAETIINKHGNKDDPVIATALLNLGHAQSEEGSVKEAEGNLTKALDIYRKLHGENHRLIALTLNYLGYVYLQMAQVWKAKETLERAEKIMNNHSPSEHPEKANSFKRLSKACLILGETVKSADLANRALEIYNGDKLATYGNMMEHREVRKCSLRVVQKCSKLGLFTLAEEHLKQVDFGFPEKKKTYPEFAVFLRTKTELALDKIEFNRPDGKEAEEGMQDDLNEGIEIVQKTLGRNHLRCAFLLKERARLYLLTGQYEKAYRDILEVENIIKYSAYKKPDVHADLLLIKADIESKLKLPRGQEKSLQDAERLCRDALGDNHPMLATTVQKQCKRNIELQRLKQAKQYLEASDKICENLKTSLRRQLDSSCSDFLTNYSLDQHPVLKRQQQLERRVKSSPAGGWF, from the exons ATGGAGTTTCGTAAGTTCTTGCAATG ctATCTTGGAGACCCTTCGCAAGGGGAGCGGTATCTTAAAGAAGCACTGGAACTAAAAGAACTTCATTACGAGGAGAAAGACGACCCTCAAATTGCTTTCACCTTAAGAAGTCTGGCAAATGTCTTGAACGAGCTGGGGAAACACGAAAAGGCTAT TGAATTCTCGGAGAGGGCAGTTGATATTCATTTGAAAAGTGGCCCCGATTTCACTCAAGAACTTGGCTACAGCCTAAGTACATTGGGATCCTCATATCGTTGCCTGAATAGATACGTTGAGGCGGAAACTCACCTGGAGAAAGCTCTCGACATTTTCATGAAAGTCGATTCTCCAAGCAAGCTAAGG ATGGGTGTGACTCTTAGCCGTCTAGCATCAGTACAAAGAAACTTGGGGAAACTTGACGAGAGCATCGCGTCGTTAGAGAAAGCCGAAAAAATGTTTGGACACAATGATATTTACAGAGCTGTCATAATATCAAAAGTGGGTGTCACTTACCGCTACAAAGAAAATCCAGAAAAAAGTTTGCATTATTCAAAGGAGGCTGAGACGATCATAAACAAACATGGCAATAAAGATGATCCTG TAATAGCCACCGCACTGCTGAATCTTGGCCACGCGCAAAGCGAAGAGGGAAGTGTCAAGGAAGCAGAAGGGAACCTTACTAAGGCACTGGACATTTACAGAAAACTTCACGGAGAAAACCATCGACTAATTGCACTAACCCTAAATTACCTGGGATATGTTTATCTGCAAATGGCACAAGTGTGGAAAGCAAAGGAAACACTGGAAAGGGCGGAAAAAATCATGAACAATCATTCTCCTTCAGAGCATCCAG AAAAGGCAAACTCATTCAAAAGGCTCAGTAAAGCTTGTTTAATCCTTGGCGAAACCGTAAAAAGTGCTGATTTAGCAAACCGTGCACTGGAGATCTACAACGGCGATAAGCTGGCAACGTATGGAAACATGATGGAACACAGAGAA GTTAGGAAATGTTCGTTGAGAGTTGTACAAAAATGCTCAAAGCTTGGACTTTTCACCTTGGCTGAAGAACATCTAAAGCAGGTTGACTTTGGTTTTCCCGAAAAGAAGAAGACCTACCCGGAGTTTGCTGTATTTCTTCGAACAAAAACTGAACTTGCATTGGACAAGATTGAATTCAACCGACCCGACGGTAAAGAAGCAGAAGAAGGAATGCAAGATGATCTTAATGAAGGCATCGAAATTGTTCAAAAGACTCTCGGTCGCAATCACCTACGATGTGCATTCTTACTGAAAGAGAGAGCCCGCCTGTACCTTCTGACAGGCCAATACGAGAAAGCCTATAGAGATATTCTCGAAGTTGAGAACATAATCAAGTATAGTGCCTATAAAAAGCCCGACGTACACGCTGATTTGTTGCTGATTAAAGCAGATATTGAAAGCAAACTTAAGCTGCCAAGAGGacaagaaaaatccttgcaaGATGCAGAGAGATTGTGTCGCGATGCTTTGGGGGATAATCATCCAATGCTTGCCACTACCGTTCAAAAACAGTGCAAGAGAAATATTGAGCTGCAACGTTTGAAACAAGCCAAGCAGTATCTGGAAGCGAGCGACAAAATCTGTGAAAATCTTAAAACGAGCTTACGACGGCAACTAGACAGTAGTTGTTCAGATTTTCTAACCAATTACAGTTTGGATCAACACCCTGTTTTAAAGCGTCAACAGCAGCTAGAAAGGAGAGTAAAGTCGAGTCCTGCTGGGGGATGGTTTTAG